The following coding sequences are from one Camarhynchus parvulus chromosome 1, STF_HiC, whole genome shotgun sequence window:
- the LOC115906116 gene encoding transforming growth factor beta activator LRRC32-like isoform X1, producing the protein MQETLETRAMKLYIICFLAVVSKETSNYQLPDGTSCEMANSQAFCHNKDLHQIPRELYPNVNKIDLSGNLIQSIPEMSPSFYTSLQCLDLSSNQISFITPGVFAHMKSLLEINLANNHLYELAQNGTEGIGLLPKVEVLDLSHNSLYNGMAEYFIKEAPALQYLSLADNSIIMISQKMFQGSPNLVEIDLQSNIIMEIEEGAFDTLVSLSKLNLSKNSITCISDFNLRQLEILDLSRNSIETFHTTKSDDEYSLRCLDLSENKLLHFPVFPQVNKLVTLNLSKNLIQLTAESPHNKMDYVKNEWLNASVHLLDQKQSRNKSSLYLSQLVYLDLSYNEIKSIPDGFFESMLSLHTLNLSKNCLQAFAVSYDSALISLTVLDLSYNALQNLLLDAGTLSNLKELYIQNNYLQTLQFDIFSNLPSLRLLNLQSNNISLCSMYSGLAKQRLAGEESGCVSFINSPTLQYLYLADNMLNVLPAYSFYKTPLVVLDLSINAGLKIELKALSGLELSLECLYLYGNGLVDLNIDLPCFSHLKHLNLSENQLNWLPKWSSDSPLEVLDLRNNRFSTLQNSNILALENSLKNLYLTGNPLSCCGNIWLSSMIQNKNVQIPNVEHLTCQHTQNFGYQDEMHIKNIRPEDCEKEDLKKINFLTILTFVLVLSVIIIGVGSFFCFRRQNFTHPFKA; encoded by the coding sequence GCAAACTCCCAGGCATTTTGCCACAACAAAGACCTCCACCAAATCCCTCGTGAACTCTATCCAAATGTAAACAAAATAGATCTGTCAGGAAATCTGATTCAAAGCATTCCTGAAATGTCACCATCATTTTACACTTCCCTTCAGTGCCTGGATTTGAGCTCTAACCAGATAAGTTTCATCACGCCTGGAGTCTTCGCACACATGAAGAGTTTGCTGGAAATAAATTTAGCCAACAATCACTTATATGAGCTTGCTCAAAATGGCACAGAGGGGATTGGACTCTTACCCAAGGTGGAAGTACTGGACTTGTCCCACAACAGTCTGTACAATGGGATGGCTGAGTATTTCATTAAAGaagctccagcactgcagtaTCTTTCCTTGGCAGACAACAGTATTATAATGATTTCACAAAAGATGTTTCAGGGATCTCCCAATCTTGTGGAGATAGATCTTCAGAGCAACATCATCATGGAAATAGAAGAAGGTGCTTTTGATACTCTAGTGAGCCTGTCCAAACTCAATCTCTCAAAGAATTCAATTACTTGCATCTCTGATTTTAACCTCAGGCAGCTGGAGATACTTGACCTTAGCAGGAACAGCATTGAGACCTTCCACACCACAAAATCAGATGATGAATATAGCTTAAGGTGTTTGGATCTGAGTGAAAACAAACTGCTTCATTTCCCAGTGTTCCCTCAGGTAAATAAGCTGGTAACTCTGAATTTATCAAAGAATTTAATCCAGCTCACTGCTGAATCCCCTCATAATAAAATGGACTATGTGAAAAATGAATGGCTAAATGCTTCTGTCCATCTTCTCGACCAGAAGCAAAGTAGAAACAAAAGTTCTCTTTATTTATCACAGCTTGTATATTTAGACTTAAGTTATAATGAAATCAAATCCATTCCAGATGGGTTCTTTGAATCAATGTTGTCCCTTCACACCCTTAATCTCAGTAAAAACTGTCTTCAGGCATTTGCAGTAAGTTATGACAGTGCACTGATCTCTTTAACTGTCCTTGACTTGAGCTACAATGCTTTGCAGAACCTTCTCCTCGATGCTGGTACATTGTCAAATTTGAAGGAGCTCTATATTCAAAACAACTATCTTCAAACACTGCAATTTGACATCTTCTCAAACCTTCCTAGCCTTAGACTGCTTAATCTACAAAGCAATAACATCAGCCTTTGCAGCATGTACTCAGGACTGGCTAAGCAAAGACTTGCTGGAGAGGAAAGTGGTTGTGTATCATTTATCAATTCTCCCACTCTTCAGTACTTGTACCTAGCTGACAACATGCTGAACGTCCTACCAGCATACAGCTTCTACAAGACTCCTCTGGTTGTCTTGGACCTCTCCATTAACGCTGGACTGAAAATAGAACTTAAAGCATTATCAGGTCTGGAATTGTCTCTGGAATGTTTGTATTTATATGGTAATGGCCTGGTAGATTTAAATATTGACTTGCCTTGTTTTAGTCACCTTAAACATTTGAACCTCTCTGAAAATCAGCTGAACTGGCTGCCTAAGTGGAGTAGTGACTCTCCACTAGAAGTTCTGGACCTACGGAACAACAGGTTCAGTACATTACAGAACAGCAATATTTTAGCATTAGAAAATTCACTAAAAAACTTGTATCTCACTGGGAACCcactcagctgctgtggaaacATCTGGCTTTCATCCATGATCCAGAACAAAAATGTCCAGATCCCCAATGTGGAGCATTTAACGTGCCAGCACACTCAGAATTTCGGGTACCAGGATGAAATGCACATCAAGAACATTAGACCAGAAGACTGTGAAAAAGAGGATCTGAAGAAAATCAACTTCCTTACTATACTAACATTTGTGTTGGTTTTATCTGTGATCATCATTGGTGTGGGTTCATTTTTTTGCTTCCGCAGGCAAAACTTTACCCATCCGTTTAAAGCATAG
- the LOC115906116 gene encoding transforming growth factor beta activator LRRC32-like isoform X2, which translates to MKLYIICFLAVVSKETSNYQLPDGTSCEMANSQAFCHNKDLHQIPRELYPNVNKIDLSGNLIQSIPEMSPSFYTSLQCLDLSSNQISFITPGVFAHMKSLLEINLANNHLYELAQNGTEGIGLLPKVEVLDLSHNSLYNGMAEYFIKEAPALQYLSLADNSIIMISQKMFQGSPNLVEIDLQSNIIMEIEEGAFDTLVSLSKLNLSKNSITCISDFNLRQLEILDLSRNSIETFHTTKSDDEYSLRCLDLSENKLLHFPVFPQVNKLVTLNLSKNLIQLTAESPHNKMDYVKNEWLNASVHLLDQKQSRNKSSLYLSQLVYLDLSYNEIKSIPDGFFESMLSLHTLNLSKNCLQAFAVSYDSALISLTVLDLSYNALQNLLLDAGTLSNLKELYIQNNYLQTLQFDIFSNLPSLRLLNLQSNNISLCSMYSGLAKQRLAGEESGCVSFINSPTLQYLYLADNMLNVLPAYSFYKTPLVVLDLSINAGLKIELKALSGLELSLECLYLYGNGLVDLNIDLPCFSHLKHLNLSENQLNWLPKWSSDSPLEVLDLRNNRFSTLQNSNILALENSLKNLYLTGNPLSCCGNIWLSSMIQNKNVQIPNVEHLTCQHTQNFGYQDEMHIKNIRPEDCEKEDLKKINFLTILTFVLVLSVIIIGVGSFFCFRRQNFTHPFKA; encoded by the coding sequence GCAAACTCCCAGGCATTTTGCCACAACAAAGACCTCCACCAAATCCCTCGTGAACTCTATCCAAATGTAAACAAAATAGATCTGTCAGGAAATCTGATTCAAAGCATTCCTGAAATGTCACCATCATTTTACACTTCCCTTCAGTGCCTGGATTTGAGCTCTAACCAGATAAGTTTCATCACGCCTGGAGTCTTCGCACACATGAAGAGTTTGCTGGAAATAAATTTAGCCAACAATCACTTATATGAGCTTGCTCAAAATGGCACAGAGGGGATTGGACTCTTACCCAAGGTGGAAGTACTGGACTTGTCCCACAACAGTCTGTACAATGGGATGGCTGAGTATTTCATTAAAGaagctccagcactgcagtaTCTTTCCTTGGCAGACAACAGTATTATAATGATTTCACAAAAGATGTTTCAGGGATCTCCCAATCTTGTGGAGATAGATCTTCAGAGCAACATCATCATGGAAATAGAAGAAGGTGCTTTTGATACTCTAGTGAGCCTGTCCAAACTCAATCTCTCAAAGAATTCAATTACTTGCATCTCTGATTTTAACCTCAGGCAGCTGGAGATACTTGACCTTAGCAGGAACAGCATTGAGACCTTCCACACCACAAAATCAGATGATGAATATAGCTTAAGGTGTTTGGATCTGAGTGAAAACAAACTGCTTCATTTCCCAGTGTTCCCTCAGGTAAATAAGCTGGTAACTCTGAATTTATCAAAGAATTTAATCCAGCTCACTGCTGAATCCCCTCATAATAAAATGGACTATGTGAAAAATGAATGGCTAAATGCTTCTGTCCATCTTCTCGACCAGAAGCAAAGTAGAAACAAAAGTTCTCTTTATTTATCACAGCTTGTATATTTAGACTTAAGTTATAATGAAATCAAATCCATTCCAGATGGGTTCTTTGAATCAATGTTGTCCCTTCACACCCTTAATCTCAGTAAAAACTGTCTTCAGGCATTTGCAGTAAGTTATGACAGTGCACTGATCTCTTTAACTGTCCTTGACTTGAGCTACAATGCTTTGCAGAACCTTCTCCTCGATGCTGGTACATTGTCAAATTTGAAGGAGCTCTATATTCAAAACAACTATCTTCAAACACTGCAATTTGACATCTTCTCAAACCTTCCTAGCCTTAGACTGCTTAATCTACAAAGCAATAACATCAGCCTTTGCAGCATGTACTCAGGACTGGCTAAGCAAAGACTTGCTGGAGAGGAAAGTGGTTGTGTATCATTTATCAATTCTCCCACTCTTCAGTACTTGTACCTAGCTGACAACATGCTGAACGTCCTACCAGCATACAGCTTCTACAAGACTCCTCTGGTTGTCTTGGACCTCTCCATTAACGCTGGACTGAAAATAGAACTTAAAGCATTATCAGGTCTGGAATTGTCTCTGGAATGTTTGTATTTATATGGTAATGGCCTGGTAGATTTAAATATTGACTTGCCTTGTTTTAGTCACCTTAAACATTTGAACCTCTCTGAAAATCAGCTGAACTGGCTGCCTAAGTGGAGTAGTGACTCTCCACTAGAAGTTCTGGACCTACGGAACAACAGGTTCAGTACATTACAGAACAGCAATATTTTAGCATTAGAAAATTCACTAAAAAACTTGTATCTCACTGGGAACCcactcagctgctgtggaaacATCTGGCTTTCATCCATGATCCAGAACAAAAATGTCCAGATCCCCAATGTGGAGCATTTAACGTGCCAGCACACTCAGAATTTCGGGTACCAGGATGAAATGCACATCAAGAACATTAGACCAGAAGACTGTGAAAAAGAGGATCTGAAGAAAATCAACTTCCTTACTATACTAACATTTGTGTTGGTTTTATCTGTGATCATCATTGGTGTGGGTTCATTTTTTTGCTTCCGCAGGCAAAACTTTACCCATCCGTTTAAAGCATAG